DNA sequence from the Candidatus Limnocylindrales bacterium genome:
GCGTGCACGCCGCGCTCACGTGCGGAACCGACCTCAAGGCCTATCGTCGCGGCCATCCCAAGATGCCGCCGCCGACGCCGTTCGGCCACGAGTATGCGGGCGTGGTCGTGGATGCGGGAAGGGAAGTGCAGGGCTTCCGCGTTGGCGACGCGGTAATGGCCGTCAACAGCGGGCCCTGCGGCCGCTGCTTCTTCTGCCAGCGCGACCAGGAGAACCTGTGCGAGTCGCTGATGGACGAGATGGTGCTCGGCGCCTATGCCGAATACCTGCTCGTGCCCGAGCGCGTGCTGCGCCGAAACGCGTTCGCCAAGCCCGAGCAGCTGACGTTCGAGCAGGCGGCGCTGCTCGAGCCGCTCTCGTCGGTCTGCTTCGGCCTGACCTTCGTCCCGCAGAACAAGATCCGCGACGAAGCCACCGTCGTCATTCTCGGCGCCGGCCCCATCGCGATGTTGTGGCTGCGCGTGCTTCAGTCGCATGGCGCCGCTCGCGTCGTCGTTGCCGGCCGCCGCAGCGCAAGGCTGGCGACCGCCGCTGCGATGGGAGCGCTCGCCACGATCGGCGAAGGCGAGGATCTTGCCGGTCGGGTGCAGGAGCTGACGAGCGGGCGCGGCGCGGACGCGGTGATCGAGTGCACGGGCATGCCGCAGATGTGGGAGCTGGCGCCGACGCTGGCACGCCGCGGTGGCACCGCCGTCCTGTTCGGCGGCTGCGCGCGCGGCACCATCGCCACTTTCGACACCTACCGACTGCACTACGACGGCGTGCACATCGCCAGCCCCTTTCACTTCCGCCCGCGCGACGTCGCCGAAGCACGCCGCCTCCTGTGCTCGCCGTCGCTGGACTGGTCGCCGCTGATCAGCGGCCGCGCGGCGCTGGCGGACGTGCCCGAGCTGTTCACGCATCTCGGCGATGGCGGGGAGATGAAGATCGCGATCGCTCCGCACGGGGCCGCATCGGCGCAGGCCACGCGATGAAAGTCGCCCGTCTCTACAGCGCCACCGACATCCGCATCGAAGAGATGCCGACACCCGAGCCGGGGCCCGGACAGGCGCTGGTGCGAACGCGCGCGTGCGGCATCTGCACCGGCGACATCATGGGTTGGTATCTGGCGCGCAAGGCGCCGCTCGTCTTCGGACACGAGCCCGCCGGCGACATCGTCGCGCTCGGCAGCGGCGTGGAAGGGTATCGCGAGGGCGATCGCGTCTTCGTGCACCATCACGCGCCGTGCGGAACCTGCCGTCACTGCCGGCGCGGGCATTACGTGCACTGCAGGACCTGGCGAAGGACCAATCTGTATCCGGGCGGCATGGCCGAATACTTCCTGGTCGGCCCGGAAAACCTGGCTGCCGATACGCTGCGCCTGCCCGACACCATGAGCTACGCCGCCGGCAGCCTGGTCGAGCCCGCTGCCTGCGCCGTCAAATCGCTCAGACGAGCGGACCTGCGACCGGGCGATACGGTGCTGATCGTCGGTCTCGGGATCATGGGGCAGCTCCACGTCCTGCTGGCCAGGCAGCTCGGCGTGCGGGTGGTCGCCGCCGACCTCGTCGATTTCCGGCTGCAGAAGGCGCTGGCGCTTGGCGCCGATGCGGTCATCGACGTCCGGCAGACGACGCTGGCTCAGGGGATGATGGACGTCGGCGGCGGGGAGAAGGCCGATGCCGTGATCGTCGGCCCCGGTTCGATCGAAGCCATCGAGGCCGGAATCGCTGCGGCCGGCCCGGGCGCGCGCGTCGTGCTGTTCACGAGCTCCAAGCCGGGAGACGTGCTGCCGCTCAAGCCCTCGGAGCTCTACTTCGACGAGATCTCGCTGGTGCCGAGCTACTCGTGCGGACCCGACGATACGCGGCGCGCCTTCGAGGCCCTTGCCGAGGGCGTTCTGCGCGAGGAGGATCTCATCACGCACCGTTTCGGCCTGGAGCGCATCAATGAAGCCTTCGCCGCCGCCGCCAGGGTCGACGAAGCGCTGAAGACGATCGTGGAGTTCTGAAAGGAGGCGGACGGCGCGCGGTCATCCGGCCGGATGACCGCGCGTGTCCTCGAACGCTGGCGCAGTCTTACTTGCGCATGCTCTTGTGGAAGAGCGCCTCCTGCTTTTCGGAGGCGACACTGGCGCGGTCGGCTGCCGCTTCGGCGCGATTGGCCGCAGCCTCGGCACGATTGGCGGCCTCTTCGATCCGCTGCAGGTCATCCGAGGTCACCGAGTCGCTGCTCTTGGCCGCGCAACCGGCGGCGACCACTGCGACGGCAAGTGCTGCAAAGGCTGTTTTCCAGTTCATCTCGATGCGCTCCTTGTTTCGTGTCGTATGCGCGGCCGGCGCGGGCTTCCGCGCCTGCCACGGTCCCGGACTTCTCGGACGAGAGCCACCCCCGCGCGGCGCACGGAAAATAAGCCCAGGTATGGTCATTTGACAAATCCCGCGCGCGCCCTCGGCCGCAGCTGCGCAGGCTTGCCGATGAACGCGGGAACGGCGTCGGTCGGCGGCCCGATCGCGAGGACGGCTGTTTGGAAGAGGCGAGCATGCATCGCTATCATCCCGCGATGGCAGTCAGTCGGCGGCGATGGATTCAGCGACGCGGCATCGCTGCCGGCACCGGCATCGGATGGCCCGAGCTGCTGGCGGCGGCGTTCGCCATCGCCCTGTATCTTCCTGCGCTCGGCTTCGGCTTCGTTTTCGACGACCGCGCCCTGATCGGCAGCGATGGATGGCCGCTGTGGCTGGGCGGCAGCCTGCCATACCGGCCGGTGCGATGGGCGAGCTATCTCCTGGATGGATCGCTCGGCGGATCGGCCGCCGTCTATCACGCTCATAATGTTGCCTGGCACGGTCTCGTCGCCGCTTGCACCGTCGCCGTCGCGCGCGCCCTCGGCGCCGGCGCCACCGCCAGCGTCGTGGCTGCCATCTGCGCGGCGGCCCATCCGCTGGCGGTCGAAGCGGCGGCGTACGTCGCGGGCCGGCGCGACCTTCTGGCAGTGGCATCAGGGCTGATCGCGCTGCTGGCCTGGCTGCGCGGCGCAGCGGCGCTGGCGGCCGCCGCGCTGCTGCTCGCGGTCGGAGCCAAGGAGAGCGCGCTGGCCTTCGTTCCCGTGCTCGCGGCCGCATCGGCGTGTGCGCTGGCACCGCGCTCGCTGGCGGCGGCGCGCGCATTGAGCGTCGGCATCGCTGGCGGCGTCGCAC
Encoded proteins:
- a CDS encoding alcohol dehydrogenase catalytic domain-containing protein, with product MKVARLYSATDIRIEEMPTPEPGPGQALVRTRACGICTGDIMGWYLARKAPLVFGHEPAGDIVALGSGVEGYREGDRVFVHHHAPCGTCRHCRRGHYVHCRTWRRTNLYPGGMAEYFLVGPENLAADTLRLPDTMSYAAGSLVEPAACAVKSLRRADLRPGDTVLIVGLGIMGQLHVLLARQLGVRVVAADLVDFRLQKALALGADAVIDVRQTTLAQGMMDVGGGEKADAVIVGPGSIEAIEAGIAAAGPGARVVLFTSSKPGDVLPLKPSELYFDEISLVPSYSCGPDDTRRAFEALAEGVLREEDLITHRFGLERINEAFAAAARVDEALKTIVEF
- a CDS encoding alcohol dehydrogenase catalytic domain-containing protein yields the protein MKQIVLQAPGHLEIVEAADPRPGPRDVVLRVHAALTCGTDLKAYRRGHPKMPPPTPFGHEYAGVVVDAGREVQGFRVGDAVMAVNSGPCGRCFFCQRDQENLCESLMDEMVLGAYAEYLLVPERVLRRNAFAKPEQLTFEQAALLEPLSSVCFGLTFVPQNKIRDEATVVILGAGPIAMLWLRVLQSHGAARVVVAGRRSARLATAAAMGALATIGEGEDLAGRVQELTSGRGADAVIECTGMPQMWELAPTLARRGGTAVLFGGCARGTIATFDTYRLHYDGVHIASPFHFRPRDVAEARRLLCSPSLDWSPLISGRAALADVPELFTHLGDGGEMKIAIAPHGAASAQATR